A single region of the Thermoanaerobacterium aotearoense genome encodes:
- a CDS encoding coiled-coil domain-containing protein, whose translation MGCGGRGFYRFFDLIDDFGCCGNRGFYHERHYEYDKYDEMIAVIDRLYAEGKIDTEYYQRLRKEAAIGNLTMDDLMRIEINSQKKLSREYKDIDPELNKYYDKLNRIDKAKEESEKIKNDLLSEIENLKRRSERLEKAAETMISVDEASTKDYIKEKIEIESRISTLEKRKQDLEKDISDIDELKNELNLKILELKSLKQRDMLNDLKFDIKDMNK comes from the coding sequence GTGGGATGCGGCGGAAGAGGTTTTTATAGGTTCTTTGACTTAATTGATGATTTTGGATGCTGTGGAAATAGAGGATTCTACCATGAAAGACATTACGAATACGACAAATACGATGAAATGATAGCTGTAATAGATAGATTGTACGCAGAGGGTAAAATAGATACTGAATACTACCAAAGATTGAGGAAAGAAGCTGCTATTGGCAATCTAACGATGGACGATTTAATGAGAATTGAGATTAATAGCCAAAAGAAATTAAGCCGTGAATACAAAGATATAGATCCAGAATTAAACAAATATTATGATAAGTTGAATCGAATTGATAAGGCCAAAGAAGAATCAGAGAAGATAAAAAATGATTTATTATCAGAGATTGAGAATTTGAAAAGAAGATCTGAAAGATTAGAGAAAGCTGCAGAAACGATGATTTCTGTAGACGAGGCTTCAACAAAAGATTATATTAAAGAAAAAATAGAAATTGAGAGTAGAATATCGACTCTTGAAAAGAGAAAACAAGATCTTGAAAAAGATATTTCTGACATAGATGAACTTAAAAATGAGTTAAACCTTAAAATCCTTGAATTAAAATCATTAAAGCAAAGAGACATGCTAAATGACTTAAAATTTGATATAAAGGATATGAATAAATAA
- a CDS encoding DUF1540 domain-containing protein, with the protein MNAESVVKCGVNTCTYWKDMRCHAQSIEVNPKTPTAKTSAETECTTFRSR; encoded by the coding sequence ATGAATGCAGAAAGCGTAGTAAAATGTGGTGTTAACACATGCACATATTGGAAAGATATGAGATGCCATGCACAATCAATCGAAGTAAATCCAAAGACCCCGACAGCAAAGACCAGCGCAGAAACTGAATGTACCACATTCAGGTCAAGATAA
- the murB gene encoding UDP-N-acetylmuramate dehydrogenase — protein sequence MEKIVETLRKVVSDENIYINEPMSRHTSFRIGGPADVLIIPQSVDELIKVMGLIKAENIPYFILGNGTNIIVSDKGIRGVVVKLTAIRKISVDGEIIVSEAGALLSVIANTALDNELTGFEFASGIPGTLGGAITMNAGAYGPEIKDVVEKVEVIDKDGSIYEVKNGNMRFGYRSSLIQSDNLIAIRAWIHLKKGNYKDIKAKMDELNGLRKMKQPLEYPSAGSVFKRPEGFYAGKLIQDAGLQGYAIGGAQVSEKHCGFIINRGNATADDVLNLIAHIKRTVKDKFGVDLETEVKIIGER from the coding sequence TTGGAAAAGATTGTAGAAACATTAAGGAAAGTGGTTTCGGATGAGAATATATATATAAATGAACCTATGTCAAGGCATACATCTTTTAGGATTGGTGGTCCGGCGGACGTACTGATTATACCTCAAAGCGTGGATGAACTGATAAAAGTTATGGGCTTAATAAAAGCTGAAAATATTCCTTATTTTATACTTGGCAACGGAACAAATATCATAGTCTCAGATAAGGGAATAAGGGGCGTGGTGGTAAAACTGACTGCTATTAGGAAAATTTCTGTAGACGGTGAGATAATTGTGTCGGAGGCTGGTGCATTGCTTTCAGTAATTGCCAATACTGCTCTTGACAATGAGCTTACAGGCTTTGAATTTGCCAGCGGGATACCAGGCACATTAGGTGGTGCTATAACTATGAATGCTGGTGCTTACGGCCCTGAAATAAAAGATGTAGTTGAAAAAGTAGAGGTTATCGATAAAGATGGTTCTATATATGAAGTGAAAAATGGCAATATGAGGTTTGGATATAGAAGCAGTTTAATACAGTCAGATAATCTGATTGCAATAAGAGCGTGGATTCACTTAAAAAAAGGGAATTATAAGGATATAAAGGCAAAAATGGATGAATTGAATGGATTAAGGAAAATGAAGCAACCATTGGAATATCCAAGCGCTGGAAGTGTATTTAAAAGGCCAGAAGGATTTTATGCAGGGAAATTGATTCAGGATGCTGGACTTCAAGGGTATGCAATCGGTGGTGCACAAGTGTCTGAAAAACATTGTGGTTTTATAATAAATAGAGGCAATGCGACTGCAGACGACGTTTTAAATCTAATCGCACATATAAAGAGAACAGTCAAAGATAAATTTGGCGTAGATCTGGAGACGGAAGTAAAAATAATTGGTGAAAGGTAA
- a CDS encoding DUF5345 family protein, whose product MKKYHNDIDPKLIDSFYNESDNKNIDNDAFNKLNKISDMFDIFNEPNVKINAFEFIQKANEIRNKKRNRKELAIFMLVSITFIAFLILVAFKDFKLIIICQIIIYLSLPLTVVPLLKFREE is encoded by the coding sequence ATGAAGAAATATCATAATGATATAGACCCTAAGCTTATAGATTCTTTTTATAATGAGTCAGATAATAAAAACATAGATAATGATGCATTTAATAAACTCAACAAAATTTCAGATATGTTTGATATTTTTAATGAACCTAACGTAAAAATTAATGCATTTGAATTTATCCAAAAAGCTAATGAAATACGTAATAAAAAAAGAAATAGAAAAGAGCTTGCAATCTTCATGCTTGTTTCAATTACGTTTATAGCATTTTTGATTTTAGTTGCATTTAAAGATTTTAAGTTAATAATCATTTGTCAAATTATAATTTATTTATCTTTGCCGTTAACTGTTGTGCCGTTATTAAAATTTAGAGAGGAGTAG
- a CDS encoding ABC transporter ATP-binding protein has translation MIEVNNLTKSYGNNTVLKQISFKIDRGSIYGFLGKNGAGKTTTMNILTGFTRYDSGEIYIDGLKFSENKRKLLKKIGYLPENPEFYNYMNSEEYLNFIGELSNMKSKDKRIETILESVNLKYAKKKKIGEYSRGMKQRLGIAAALLNDPEIIFLDEPTSALDPEGRIEVLEIIAELKKRGKTVFLSTHILNDVERVCDYISILDKGEIIISQNLNELKKKYIQPIYDIEFENPCGDLSNRFADIKWIDSIRINKNTVSIYVNDIYEAKTKLIREIAKLDNPVISYKIREASLEDIFIRMVKQNANI, from the coding sequence ATGATTGAAGTAAATAATTTAACTAAAAGCTATGGAAATAACACAGTTTTGAAACAAATATCTTTCAAAATCGATAGAGGCTCAATTTATGGTTTTTTAGGGAAAAATGGTGCTGGTAAGACAACAACAATGAATATTCTTACAGGTTTTACCAGATATGATAGTGGCGAAATATATATTGATGGTCTAAAATTTAGTGAAAATAAAAGAAAACTATTAAAAAAAATCGGTTATCTGCCTGAAAATCCCGAGTTTTATAACTATATGAACTCAGAAGAATACTTAAACTTCATAGGTGAATTAAGCAATATGAAAAGCAAAGATAAACGTATTGAGACCATTCTTGAAAGTGTAAATCTAAAATATGCAAAAAAAAAGAAAATTGGGGAATATTCGAGGGGTATGAAGCAGAGACTTGGTATAGCTGCAGCATTGTTGAATGATCCAGAGATAATATTTCTCGATGAACCAACATCTGCACTTGACCCAGAAGGCAGAATTGAAGTATTGGAAATAATAGCTGAATTGAAAAAGCGAGGGAAAACAGTGTTTTTATCAACACATATTTTAAATGATGTTGAAAGAGTTTGTGATTATATAAGTATACTGGATAAAGGTGAAATCATCATATCTCAAAATCTGAATGAGCTTAAAAAGAAATATATCCAGCCTATTTATGACATTGAATTTGAAAATCCATGTGGTGATTTAAGTAATAGATTTGCTGATATAAAGTGGATTGATAGCATAAGAATAAATAAAAATACTGTAAGTATATATGTAAATGACATTTATGAAGCAAAGACAAAACTGATAAGAGAAATCGCAAAACTTGATAATCCTGTAATCTCATATAAAATCCGTGAAGCAAGTTTAGAAGATATATTTATAAGGATGGTGAAGCAAAATGCCAACATTTAA
- a CDS encoding heavy metal translocating P-type ATPase — MPEKATLKITGMTCASCAAHIEKGLKNLEGIDEANVNLAVEKATVVYDPTKVNIDDMTKKIEDLGYGVVRDKADLVLIGMSCASCATKIEKTLNKLPGVYKANVNFATEEASVEYNSDAISVEQMAKAIRDIGYDAKEKKDNALDYEKDERDAEIKRTKTMVIISSILTFPLLLAMILKVFKLPAGILEVPWFQILLATPVQFIIGYRYYKGAWHNLKNMSANMDTLVALGTSAAYFYSLYNVFTKPMSEVHNYLYFEASAVVITLITLGKMLEAIAKGKTSEAIKKLMGLQAKTARVIRNGEEIDIPIEEVKVGDVVIVRPGEKIPVDGVIVEGSSAIDESMITGESIPVDKNVNDEVIGATINKTGTFKFKATKVGKDTVLSQIIKMVEDAQGSKAPIQEIADKVSGVFVPVVIGIAVITFLIWYLVLGNLNAGVISAVSVLVIACPCALGLATPTSVMVGTGKGAENGILIKGGEYLQKAKEINAIVLDKTGTITKGEPVVTDVISFSQLKEDDLLYIAGIAEKNSEHPLGKAIVNKSKEKCEKLPDPSKFETIPGYGICAIINEKEYYIGNRRLMDRQSVDISDIKHYLEDLESEGKTVMILSSEGKVLGVIAVADVPKEDSAKAIQELKALNIDVYMITGDNAKTAEAIAKQVGIAHVLAEVLPEKKAEEVIKLQKQGKIVAMVGDGINDAPALAQSDLGIAIGTGTDVAIETSDITLISGSLMSLVTAIKLSRATMRNIYQNLFWAFIYNTIGIPFAAAGLLNPAIAGGAMAFSSVSVVSNALRLRRFRSAN, encoded by the coding sequence ATGCCTGAAAAAGCTACTTTAAAAATTACTGGCATGACTTGTGCATCTTGTGCCGCTCACATAGAAAAAGGTCTTAAAAATTTAGAAGGAATTGATGAAGCCAATGTCAACTTGGCTGTGGAAAAGGCAACAGTTGTATACGACCCGACTAAAGTTAATATTGATGATATGACGAAAAAAATTGAAGATTTAGGGTATGGTGTAGTAAGGGACAAAGCAGATCTTGTATTGATTGGTATGTCATGTGCTTCATGCGCTACTAAAATAGAAAAGACTTTGAATAAATTGCCCGGTGTATATAAAGCCAACGTTAATTTTGCTACAGAGGAGGCATCTGTAGAATATAATTCAGACGCAATAAGTGTAGAACAGATGGCAAAAGCTATAAGAGACATCGGCTATGATGCGAAAGAAAAAAAAGATAATGCATTAGACTATGAAAAGGATGAGAGAGATGCCGAGATAAAAAGGACAAAAACCATGGTGATTATATCTTCGATTTTGACTTTCCCACTTCTTCTGGCTATGATATTAAAAGTTTTTAAATTGCCTGCAGGAATTTTGGAGGTTCCGTGGTTTCAAATACTTTTAGCAACGCCAGTTCAATTTATTATTGGATATAGATATTACAAAGGTGCTTGGCATAATTTAAAAAATATGTCAGCTAACATGGATACATTGGTGGCTCTTGGCACGTCTGCTGCATACTTCTATAGCTTGTACAATGTTTTTACTAAGCCTATGTCAGAGGTACACAATTATTTATATTTTGAAGCGTCGGCTGTTGTAATCACTCTTATTACATTGGGGAAAATGCTTGAAGCTATAGCGAAAGGCAAAACATCTGAAGCAATAAAAAAACTTATGGGACTTCAGGCGAAAACTGCAAGAGTCATAAGAAACGGAGAAGAAATAGACATACCTATTGAAGAAGTAAAAGTCGGAGATGTAGTTATAGTAAGGCCGGGTGAAAAAATACCTGTAGACGGTGTAATTGTAGAAGGAAGTTCTGCTATAGATGAATCTATGATAACAGGAGAGTCTATTCCTGTTGATAAAAATGTCAATGACGAAGTAATAGGTGCTACAATAAATAAAACGGGCACATTTAAGTTTAAAGCGACTAAGGTTGGGAAAGATACTGTCTTATCACAGATAATAAAGATGGTTGAGGATGCACAGGGCTCAAAAGCGCCTATCCAAGAGATTGCCGATAAAGTGTCAGGAGTTTTTGTACCTGTGGTTATAGGAATAGCAGTAATCACATTTTTGATATGGTATCTTGTTTTAGGAAATCTTAATGCAGGTGTAATAAGTGCTGTATCTGTGCTTGTAATTGCATGTCCTTGTGCATTAGGCCTTGCAACACCAACCTCTGTTATGGTAGGTACAGGCAAAGGAGCAGAAAATGGCATACTTATAAAAGGTGGGGAATATTTGCAAAAAGCAAAAGAGATTAATGCTATTGTATTAGACAAAACTGGTACTATTACAAAAGGAGAACCAGTAGTCACTGATGTCATTTCGTTCAGCCAATTGAAAGAGGATGATTTGCTGTATATTGCTGGAATAGCTGAAAAAAATTCTGAGCATCCGCTTGGTAAAGCAATTGTGAATAAATCAAAGGAAAAATGCGAAAAATTGCCAGATCCGAGCAAATTTGAGACTATACCAGGCTACGGTATTTGTGCTATAATTAACGAAAAAGAATATTATATTGGCAATAGAAGGTTGATGGATAGGCAAAGTGTAGATATATCTGACATAAAACATTATTTAGAAGATCTTGAGAGCGAAGGCAAAACCGTTATGATTTTATCATCTGAAGGCAAAGTTTTGGGTGTAATAGCGGTTGCGGATGTGCCTAAGGAAGATTCAGCAAAGGCTATACAAGAATTAAAAGCTTTAAACATAGATGTATACATGATAACTGGTGACAACGCAAAAACTGCTGAGGCCATTGCAAAGCAAGTAGGTATTGCACACGTGTTAGCAGAAGTTTTGCCAGAAAAAAAGGCGGAAGAAGTCATAAAATTACAAAAACAGGGTAAAATAGTTGCAATGGTTGGAGATGGGATAAATGACGCTCCAGCATTAGCACAGTCAGATTTAGGTATTGCTATAGGCACAGGGACAGACGTGGCTATAGAAACATCAGACATTACACTTATAAGTGGCAGTCTCATGAGTTTGGTGACAGCCATAAAATTAAGCAGAGCTACTATGAGAAATATCTACCAGAATCTGTTTTGGGCTTTTATTTACAACACGATAGGAATACCATTTGCTGCAGCAGGTCTTTTGAATCCAGCTATTGCAGGGGGTGCAATGGCATTTAGCTCAGTATCAGTTGTATCAAACGCCTTAAGGCTGAGGAGGTTCAGATCAGCTAATTAG
- a CDS encoding class I SAM-dependent methyltransferase has product MGSSTNRTEIIKRRYERIAKYYDLMESLMESSGGKRWRNMLWSEVSGNTILEAGIGTGSNILYYPEGKNIYGIDFSPKMVEIAKDKAKRYGKDVDIRVMDIESLEFNDNTFDAVVTSCVFCSVPDPIKGLKELKRVLKNDGKLFMLEHVRSKKLILGTLMDILNPLTVNTWGANINRDTVKNLKISGFKILKEENLALDIMKLIIAGK; this is encoded by the coding sequence ATGGGAAGCTCAACGAATAGAACTGAAATTATTAAAAGAAGATATGAAAGAATTGCAAAATATTATGATCTGATGGAAAGCCTTATGGAGTCTTCAGGTGGTAAAAGGTGGAGAAATATGCTTTGGTCCGAGGTTTCAGGAAACACTATACTTGAAGCAGGTATTGGCACTGGCAGTAATATTTTATATTATCCTGAAGGTAAAAATATTTATGGTATTGATTTTTCACCTAAAATGGTAGAAATAGCAAAAGATAAAGCCAAAAGATATGGCAAAGATGTCGATATTAGAGTAATGGATATAGAAAGCCTTGAGTTTAATGATAATACATTTGATGCTGTCGTAACAAGCTGTGTGTTTTGTTCTGTGCCGGATCCTATAAAAGGATTAAAAGAACTTAAAAGAGTATTAAAAAATGATGGGAAGCTTTTTATGCTTGAGCACGTAAGAAGCAAAAAACTAATCTTAGGTACACTAATGGATATACTCAATCCTCTTACAGTAAACACATGGGGTGCAAACATAAATAGAGATACTGTAAAAAATTTGAAGATTTCAGGATTTAAAATACTCAAAGAAGAAAACCTGGCTCTTGACATAATGAAACTTATAATTGCAGGCAAATAA
- the sigY gene encoding RNA polymerase sigma factor SigY produces MDESKLINDAKNGDKYALNLLITENYNIVLGYCIKMTGNMSLAQDIAQEAMLKAVLNINKFTPDFKFSSWLIRIAINIYKDFLRKNKIAECIDDIDIFSESNVEDDIINKVHYKEVMKILLNLPYEKRAVFILKHYYGYKYEEISKIMNCPVGTVRSRLHYCIKYIMNEMERRKWI; encoded by the coding sequence ATGGATGAGAGCAAACTTATAAATGATGCAAAAAACGGCGATAAATATGCATTAAATCTGCTTATAACTGAAAATTATAATATTGTTCTTGGATATTGCATTAAAATGACGGGGAATATGTCACTTGCCCAGGACATAGCACAGGAGGCTATGTTGAAAGCTGTATTAAATATTAATAAGTTTACACCGGATTTTAAATTTTCTTCTTGGTTAATAAGGATTGCCATCAATATTTACAAAGATTTTTTAAGAAAAAACAAAATAGCTGAATGTATAGATGATATAGATATATTTTCTGAAAGTAATGTAGAAGATGACATTATAAACAAGGTCCATTATAAGGAAGTTATGAAAATATTGTTAAACCTTCCATATGAAAAAAGGGCGGTATTTATATTGAAACACTATTATGGATATAAATACGAAGAAATTTCTAAAATAATGAATTGTCCAGTTGGAACGGTGCGTTCAAGGTTGCACTACTGCATTAAGTATATTATGAATGAGATGGAAAGAAGGAAATGGATATGA
- a CDS encoding ABC transporter permease produces the protein MPTFNAYFKKEIIESIRQYKYLILAIGIILFAMLDPIMLKMLPLMLKNKIPGDISALIKINFSTAIQNYIKDLSQISFLIVILTLMGILSDEISSHKLLFPYSKGLNPAAMVASKILHYSIVLIIFIFLGFSINYYYADTLFKDNTIPFSKIMFSATLISLFYIYTVILLTFLSSLFKKSIVAAVALLIINFAASALMNIEKLSVYIPNKLIALASTFNTSDIIKPLISTLMLSIVFYIISIIRMNKIEM, from the coding sequence ATGCCAACATTTAATGCATATTTTAAGAAGGAAATAATTGAGTCAATAAGACAATATAAATACCTTATTCTTGCCATTGGTATAATACTTTTTGCGATGCTCGACCCTATCATGTTAAAGATGTTACCATTGATGCTTAAGAATAAGATTCCAGGTGATATCAGTGCATTAATAAAAATAAACTTTAGTACTGCTATTCAAAACTATATAAAGGATTTAAGCCAAATATCTTTTCTAATCGTAATATTGACATTGATGGGGATATTAAGTGATGAGATATCATCGCATAAATTACTTTTTCCATATTCAAAGGGCTTGAATCCTGCTGCAATGGTCGCATCAAAAATATTGCATTATTCAATTGTATTGATAATATTCATATTTTTGGGATTTTCCATTAACTATTATTATGCAGATACCTTATTTAAAGATAATACAATACCTTTTAGTAAAATCATGTTTTCTGCAACATTGATATCACTTTTTTATATCTATACAGTAATATTGCTTACATTTTTGAGCAGTCTTTTTAAGAAATCAATCGTTGCAGCTGTCGCATTGTTGATTATAAATTTTGCGGCTTCAGCACTAATGAATATTGAAAAATTATCCGTATATATACCAAATAAGCTTATTGCATTAGCAAGTACATTTAATACATCAGATATTATAAAACCGCTAATATCTACTTTAATGTTAAGCATAGTATTTTATATCATTTCTATAATTAGAATGAACAAAATTGAAATGTAA
- a CDS encoding Nramp family divalent metal transporter, producing MSLNENELTLSHEFEGSKKKKSAILLLLATIGPGLTVMLADTDAGSIITSAQSGARWGYSLLWLQFLLIPILYFVQELTTRIGITTGKGHGELIKEKFGAGWAWFSVLTLVVSAIGALVTEFSGIASVGLLFGIPKWISISLASISLILITGFGRYTIVERIAIFIGLFELSFIPAVVLAHPDTSSIINGIIGQKPFYDESYRLLIAANVGAVIMPWMIFYQQGAVIDKKLTEKSIRFSRIDTAAGSVVTQVIMAVVLVLTAATIGRINPNVSLTNIQQIADSLIPFVGQVGGKILFSAGIIGASLIAAVVVSLATSWSLGEVMDFKRSLNSSWKEAPIFYGLYAAGIIVSAIIVLSGVPLVTLTISVEIMNSLLLPIVLGFLIALGWKALPEKYKLKNWEKIVLAIIYVLVCSLGILTLFQI from the coding sequence ATGTCTTTAAACGAAAACGAACTTACACTATCTCATGAATTTGAAGGATCAAAAAAGAAAAAATCTGCTATTTTATTACTACTTGCAACAATAGGTCCTGGGCTTACTGTCATGTTAGCAGATACTGATGCAGGATCTATTATAACATCGGCGCAATCTGGTGCAAGATGGGGTTATAGTTTGTTGTGGCTGCAATTTTTACTTATCCCGATTTTGTATTTTGTGCAGGAGCTTACAACGCGTATTGGAATAACAACTGGTAAAGGGCATGGTGAATTGATCAAAGAAAAGTTTGGTGCAGGTTGGGCATGGTTCTCAGTTTTAACACTTGTGGTTTCTGCTATAGGTGCTTTAGTCACAGAATTTTCCGGCATTGCCAGCGTTGGCTTATTGTTTGGCATACCGAAGTGGATAAGCATATCACTTGCATCAATCTCCTTAATATTAATAACAGGCTTTGGACGTTATACTATTGTTGAACGCATAGCTATATTTATTGGACTATTTGAACTAAGCTTTATACCAGCGGTTGTACTTGCACATCCCGATACTTCGTCAATAATAAATGGGATTATCGGACAGAAGCCTTTCTACGATGAATCTTATAGGCTTCTTATAGCAGCAAATGTTGGAGCGGTAATAATGCCTTGGATGATATTTTACCAACAAGGCGCTGTGATAGACAAAAAATTAACAGAAAAATCCATAAGGTTTAGCCGAATTGACACTGCTGCCGGCTCAGTTGTGACTCAGGTAATCATGGCGGTTGTACTTGTATTAACGGCTGCTACTATTGGACGGATAAATCCAAATGTTTCACTTACGAATATTCAGCAGATTGCTGATTCACTTATACCATTTGTAGGTCAGGTTGGTGGCAAAATCTTATTTTCAGCAGGTATTATCGGTGCTTCCTTGATAGCAGCTGTCGTTGTTTCATTGGCAACTTCATGGTCGTTAGGTGAAGTTATGGATTTTAAGCGAAGCCTTAATTCATCGTGGAAAGAAGCTCCAATATTTTATGGATTATATGCTGCAGGCATTATTGTTTCCGCCATTATCGTTTTATCAGGAGTACCCCTTGTAACATTGACAATTTCGGTTGAAATAATGAATTCGTTGCTTTTGCCAATTGTCCTTGGTTTTTTGATAGCACTGGGATGGAAGGCATTACCTGAAAAATATAAATTAAAAAATTGGGAAAAAATCGTGCTTGCGATAATATACGTACTTGTATGTTCTTTAGGAATTCTTACATTGTTTCAGATATGA
- a CDS encoding PLD nuclease N-terminal domain-containing protein translates to MYDNLSTSEIIRLFAPLIIIQLGLMIFSIYRLTKDKVRFLPKWAWLIIIVLGEILGPLMFLIIGREKE, encoded by the coding sequence ATGTATGATAATTTAAGTACATCTGAAATAATAAGACTTTTTGCTCCATTAATAATTATTCAATTAGGTCTTATGATTTTCTCAATATATCGTCTTACAAAGGATAAAGTCAGATTTTTGCCGAAATGGGCCTGGCTTATAATTATAGTGCTTGGAGAAATTTTAGGACCACTTATGTTTCTCATCATCGGAAGGGAAAAAGAGTAG
- a CDS encoding zinc ribbon domain-containing protein: protein MKYLLFVLLIILLVLQATWIFIDAKKRGEKYYWLWGLFGLLNVPSSLIIYILVTRYEVSKCSKCGALIKKSYKYCPYCGNMLKTSLCPHCGREIKDEWVYCPNCSKKLREE from the coding sequence ATGAAGTATCTATTATTTGTTCTATTGATTATATTACTTGTATTACAGGCGACATGGATATTTATAGATGCAAAAAAAAGAGGCGAAAAATATTATTGGCTTTGGGGGTTGTTTGGACTTTTAAATGTGCCATCATCGTTAATAATCTATATTTTGGTGACCCGCTATGAAGTTTCCAAATGTTCGAAATGCGGTGCGTTGATAAAAAAAAGTTACAAGTATTGTCCATACTGCGGCAATATGTTAAAGACTTCATTATGTCCGCATTGTGGCAGGGAGATTAAAGATGAATGGGTATATTGCCCTAATTGCTCAAAAAAATTGAGGGAGGAATAA
- a CDS encoding PspA/IM30 family protein produces the protein MSLVKRISNIFRAKANDIVEKMEDPEDTLNYSLVEMRENLSKIKKSMIDVATLKKKLENELSGINIKISEYGKNAELALESGREDLAKASIQNKNDLIEKKTNLESQIKSIEEQLKNIEKSKEQMEDNLIKLQSKKEELITMKKVSDAQVMIKETLTGIANDTSDLGERIRNAEEKIKEKYAKSQAIDYMVDAGMLDNILDDEDNVEKELKEIEKQKRAEEEFEELKKRVAAKNQAIKE, from the coding sequence ATGAGTTTAGTAAAACGCATATCTAATATTTTTAGAGCTAAAGCAAATGACATAGTAGAAAAGATGGAGGATCCTGAAGACACTTTAAATTACTCATTAGTAGAGATGAGAGAAAATTTATCTAAAATAAAAAAATCTATGATAGATGTGGCAACATTAAAGAAAAAATTAGAAAATGAATTAAGCGGCATCAATATTAAAATATCAGAATACGGCAAAAATGCTGAATTAGCTTTAGAAAGCGGTAGAGAGGATTTAGCAAAAGCGTCAATACAAAATAAAAATGATTTAATAGAAAAAAAGACAAACCTTGAATCACAGATAAAAAGCATAGAGGAGCAGCTTAAGAATATAGAAAAAAGTAAGGAACAAATGGAAGACAATTTAATAAAATTACAGAGCAAAAAAGAAGAACTTATCACTATGAAAAAAGTATCGGATGCACAGGTAATGATAAAAGAAACGCTGACAGGTATTGCAAATGATACAAGTGATTTAGGTGAAAGAATAAGAAATGCAGAAGAAAAAATTAAAGAAAAATATGCAAAATCACAAGCCATTGATTATATGGTTGATGCAGGCATGCTTGATAACATATTAGATGATGAAGATAATGTAGAAAAAGAATTAAAAGAAATTGAAAAGCAAAAAAGAGCTGAAGAAGAATTTGAAGAACTTAAAAAGAGAGTAGCTGCAAAGAATCAAGCAATTAAGGAGTGA
- a CDS encoding DF family (seleno)protein produces the protein MKMHIRFLYFEGCPNSEPALKMLKEVLSEKNIKDDIDIVKIESEEDAYRYKFLGSPSIHINGEDIEKERRNDEPLYGCRVYKVNGHNSGVPPKEMISKAIDEALAI, from the coding sequence ATGAAAATGCATATTCGCTTTTTATATTTCGAAGGATGTCCTAACTCAGAACCAGCATTAAAAATGTTAAAAGAGGTTTTATCAGAAAAAAATATTAAAGATGATATAGACATAGTAAAGATAGAGTCTGAAGAAGACGCATATAGATATAAATTTTTAGGTTCACCGTCAATTCATATCAATGGAGAAGACATCGAAAAAGAGAGAAGGAATGATGAACCTCTTTATGGATGCAGAGTGTATAAAGTGAATGGACATAATTCCGGTGTGCCACCGAAAGAAATGATTTCAAAAGCTATTGATGAGGCATTGGCAATATAA